The Chitinophaga niabensis genome segment AGCACACAGCCCAGGAGGCTTTGCCATACGCTCCAAAGCAGGAAGCTGCCCTCCTGCCCTTCCCAGAAGCAGCTAAACAGGTATTTCACCTCCAGGTCGCGGGAAGAGTGCTGCCAGGCATATTTGTATTCAAAAAGGTGATTGGCAATGATGTAGTAAAGGATGCTGAATACAGCAATGATGGAAGCCGTTTGCACAAAAAAGGCCCAGCGGCCGAGTTTGAGCCAGGAGGTCTTTTTTAATTCATCCGTAGCCCTTGTACTGTTGAAGAACGACACCAAAGCAACGAAAGACGCTACAAACGCCACTATGCTGAAGAAATGGCCTAACTGGCCGGGTAGCAGATGCTCCCCTATATATTTTATATTTTCCAAGATACTACCGTAAGATGTTATAAAAAAGGTGGGAAAATGGTAACGACGATATACAGTTGTTTTCCTTAAATTTCTTTAGAAGCGCTATAGGCAGTTTGTTCCTCCTTGTATTTGGAAGGACATTTCATTAAGATCTTACTGCAATGGAACTCATTACCCATCATCTTGCCGGTGAGTACCAGTTCTGTGGATTTTTCGAAGTCGGTAGGACGGGTGCCGTTGAAGACCACCTTGGTGATCTCACCGCTTTTGTCCTTCATATAAAAACTGAAATAATTGGCATCTTTGGCAGGATCATAAACCACTGCCTTGGCAGTGTCCAGGGCCCCGATCACGTGGATCTCCTTTCCTTCTTTCTTTTTGGCCGTAGCGAAGGTTTCATAGGTACTGAAATCCCCTACCAGCATTACCATGCCGGCAACGCACACCGCTATTACGATCAGTAAAATTAAACTTGTCTTCTTCATCCTTACCAGATTATTAATAAACAAAGATAGCCAAAAACCTGAATGCCTATGGCTGATATTCGTCAGGTTTCCTCCCCCCGGAACCAATTTTTACCTTTACCTTTGCGGCGAAATAAGCAAAGTACTGATTTATCATGGCTGATCTATCGAATTTTGATCCCAACGCCCCGGGGCTGCTGTCTAACAACATATTCGGGCTGCCCTTCAGCGAAGATGAAGCACGGCTGGTGCTGTTGCCGGTGCCCTGGGAAGTGACAGTGTCCTACAACAATGGAACAGCCCGCGGGCCGGAACGTATTTTCAAGGCCTCCCACCAGGTGGACCTCTACGATGCGGATGTAAAAGATGGCTGGAAACAGGGCTTCTTTATGCGGGAAAGCGACCGGCAGCTGTTGCTCCGCAGCGATTACCTCCGCAAAGAAGCAGAATTGTACCTCAAATTCCTCGCTGAAGGCGGGGATGTGAAGGAAAACGACTTTCTCCGCAGGTCCCTCGAAGATGTGAACCGTGGTACGCAAAAGATGAACGACTGGGTATATGCCCAAACCCGGGAACTGCTGCAAAAAGGCAAACTGGTAGGGCTGATCGGCGGGGACCACAGTACACCCCTGGGATATTACAAAGCCATTGGAGAGCATAAAGGTGATTTTGGTATTTTGCAGATAGATGCCCATTGCGATCTGCGCGACAGTTACGAAGGATTCAAATACTCACATGCTTCCATCATGTACAACGCGCTGCAGGAAGTACCCCAGCTCAAAAAACTGGTACAGGTGGGTATCCGCGATTATTGCGAGGAAGAACTGGAATATATCCGCAAGAGCGAAGGCAAAGTGTATACCTTCTTTGACCAGGAAATGAAAGAAAGGCTGTTTGAAGGAGAAAGCTGGAAGAATATTTGTGACAATATCGTAGCGCAATTGCCCGAACAGGTATATATCAGCTTTGACATTGATGGCCTCGATCCCAAGCTGTGCCCGCATACCGGCACACCCGTAGCCGGAGGGCTGGAAGGGCCACAGGTGTTCTACCTCTTCAGGAAAGTGCTGGAAAGCGGCCGCAAACTGATAGGGTTCGATCTGAATGAAGTGAGTGCAGGGCATGACGACTGGGATGCCAATGTAGGCGCCCGCATGCTTTTTAAATTGTGTAACCTGATCGTTAAATAAAAATGTACAAACTCAGAATACTACATCCCAATGCTATGACACGCCTGCGTTTGCAGCCGGTAATGCATGGCATGGCGGGTATCCTTTTCCTTTTTAATGTGATCGGCATCTATAAAATGGATGATCCCAACTGGCTGATTGCGGCGCTTTTTGTGATCATGGGGCTGGCCAGCATCTTCTTCCCTTTTATTATGAAGAACATCCGCAAATTCGGCGAAGCAAACTCGCTGATGCGCATGCTGCAGGCCTTTACGCTCATGAGCGGATGTTTATACTTCCTCTCCCACCTGCAACCCATTGTGGGCTTCACGATGCTGCTGGCAGGATTAGGAATGGCCTATATCGGTTATGCGGAGTTTAAGATACTGCAACCCTCTTTCATTGAGATTGATACCACGGGCATTACGCTCCCCGGCATCTTTTCCAACCGCCGGACCGGATGGAACGAAATGAAAAACGTAATTTTGCGGAATGACCTGCTCACGCTGGACTTTAAGAACAATAAGATCCTGCAGCTGGAAGTACTCGATGAAATATCGCCACTGAAAACAGCAGAGATGAATACTTTTTTTGAAAAACGGACCCAATCATAACATGAACGTATCGCCATATATATTGTATTCAGACGGGAAGGGAAATATCTTTGAAGATACGTCTCTCTACGTAGTAGGCCGCAGTGGCTGGGATGCTGTACCTATCCCCGAAGATGAATGGATAGAATTGCCGCAGGGCGGACAGTTGTATGAACTGCCCGGACGCCGTGGTATTGGTATAGATGTGGAAACCGGCGATATGCGGCTCTGCGAAAAAGGCTGGGCCGTAGCGGCGTTCATTCCTCCTGCACATACCGCCTTTTACATCGCGGCATATGAAACAGCACCGGATGCTCCTACCCTGCCGCTGTTCTGTTATGTAGCAGCCGGATGGCACAACGATAAGTTCTATGTACCCGCCATGCGGATAGAAAATGATATCCGCCAGGAAGCAGCGGGCTTTGATGATAAAAAAGTACACAGTGGCGTTGAGCAGATGATGGAAGCATACCCGCACAACAGGCTGGTACAACACCTCGCCAATAATTGCGCGTTAACCTATCACTGCCCTGCCGCCAGGAATTATTTCATCGGCAGATGGGAATGCCCTATCCCCACTTCTCCTGCCTGTAATGCCAATTGCCTGGGCTGCATTTCCTTTCAGCCGGAAGATGAAACCATCGTATCCCCGCAGGACCGGCTCACCTTCAAACCCACGGCAGCAGAGATCGTGGAGTTCACGGTGCCGCATCTTGAAACAGCACCTTTCCCGATTGTAAGTTATGGACAGGGATGTGAAGGAGAACCTTTGCTGATGTGGGAAACCATCCGCGAATCCATTATCGAAATAAGGAAACATACCCCCAAGGGAAGTATCAATATCAATACGAACGGCAGTAAACCAAATGCAGTAAGGGAACTATGTAAAGTTGGCCTGAACAGCATCCGCGTAAGCCTGAACTCTGTTCGTGAACACATCTACACACCTTACTACCGCCCCAATAACTACACTTTCAGAGACATCGTGGAAAGCATTAAAGTAGTGCGTGAACACGGTGGCTGGGCCTCCATCAATTACTTCGTATTCCCCGGTATGACGGATAGCGTGGAAGAATATGAAGCACTAAGGGAACTGATCCGCGAAACAGGATTAAGCATGATCCAGTGGCGCAGTTTCAACATTGATCCGGATTGGTACCTGGGCAAGATCGGCGTTACAGAAACCGGCGAGTGCCTGGGTATGAAACAAATGATCGAATTGATCCGGGAAGAATTCCCCGATCTCAAATTCGGCTATTTCAACCCGCCCATAGAAAGGATCAATGGGAACTATGAGATGGACTTTGCACACGCTTAGGATCAGTGAGGTTCACCCTGGATGTTTTGTACATTTTGCACACGCTTAGGCAGCAATAACCTGAATCCAAAAAATGTGAGTACGCAGATGGCTGCCACTGTATACCACCAGTTCGTATAACCCAGGTGACGTACCACGTATGCCCCTAAAGTAGGCGCTACGATCGTGGATACACAATAGGCCACGGTATACAGGCCGGCATATTCCCCGCGGTTATGGTCCTGGCTCCGGTGGATCCAGAAGTTATTCATAAAAGGCATCGTGAGCATTTCCGCAAGTGTGAAGGACAGTGCGTAAATAAATGCCACAAACACATAAGGCGGAAAGATATTAAACAACAGGTAAGAGAAACCCATCATGATCACACCATAACCAATGTACAATACATCCGGCCGCTTGTTCTCCAGCTTATACACCAGGATCATTTCAAACAACGCGATCGCCACACCGTTCACAGACATACTCAGCCCTATCATAGCTTCAGACATGAGGAATTTTTCCTTGAAGAATACAGGAACGATATTGAACATCTGGAACAGGCAGACCCCGTTCAGCATTACCAGGATGATAAAGAAAATATAACGCCCGTCCCGGTAAGCAGAACCATTGCCCTTCACCACTTCTTTTTTCACTTCCTTTTTTACAGGGCCGTGTACAGGCTTCAGCACAGCACGTAGTAATAATGCCGCAGCGATACAGGTAAGGCCATCTGCCCAGAATAATAACCTGTAATTGAAACTGGCCAGCAAACCACCTACAGCAGGGCCCACTGCCCAGCCCATATTCACCGCCAGGCGGATGAGGGAATAGGAACGCAGCCTGCTGGATTCATCGCTGTAGTGTACCACTGCCGCAGCGTTGGCAGGTCTGAAACCTTCTCCCACCATACCCAGTATAAAGATGGTAACCACAAACTGCGGAAAAGTACGCATCTGGCCCAGTACAATGAACATAACCCCATTGAGCACCAGGCTCCAGAACTGGATGGGATAAAAACCCAGCTTATCAGATAATTTTCCTCCCAGCACAGCCCCTGCTATAGCACCAATGCCATATACGGTAATGGTAAATCCTGCCTGTTCCAGCGGAAAATGCAATTCAAACGTGAGGTAAACCGTTAAGAAAGGAATTACCATGGTGCCGCTACGATTGATCAGCAGCACAGATGCCAGCCACCATATGGGTTTTGAGATACCACCATAGGCACTTTTATAGAGCGATAGTGTTTGGTTGAACATAATTTATTATGGAATCGAAGCTAAACATCCATCTATCAACTACCAAATGGAAAGTGATCAATAAGATTTAACATATTATCACTGAAGGATAAAGAATAACCCGTAACAAAAAAATATTAACTTTGGAACAAGATGGCAGATCAAAAACAAGGAAAGAATCTTAAAGCACTGGGTATAACCATTGGAGTACATGCGTTATTGTTAGTAGCGTTGTTCCTGATCGGCTTTTCCGCGCCTCCTCCATTGCCTGATCAGGACCTGGGCATGGAAGTGAACCTGGGTACATCTGATGACGGTATGGGAGATGAACAGCCGCTCAATCCTAATCCGCCTGCTGCCAGCCAGCCGGTGCCATCTGCTCCGCAAAACTCACCTGCGCCGGACAAAACGGAAGGTAATACGGAAGAATTAGCCACACAGAATGAAGAAGAAGCGCCGGAAGTGGCCAAACCCGTTAAACCTGCCCCTAAACCAAAAGAGATTGCCAAAACTTTAGATATAAAACCGGAAAAAACACCTAAGCCCAAAGCCGTACAACCACCTGCCCCTACTCCTCCTGCACCGAAACCAAAGCCTAAAGCGGTATTCACCGGCGGTACTTCCAATAGTGCCAACAGCGGAAACAGCGCCAATGGCAGTAACAACTCAACAGGAGAAGGTAATACAGGCCGCCCGGGAGACCGTGGCGTGATAGGGGGAGATCCTAATGCAACAGGTTATACCGGAACACCTGGTGCAGGAAGAGGCGCTTCTGACTTCAACATGAGGGGCAGAAGCCTGGTGAACCGCCCTGCTGTTAGCTGGGATGGGAACGAAACCGGCTATGTAGCTGTAAACATCAAAGTTGACAGGGATGGAAATGTGACCAATGCAACCTATACCATAAGAAATTCCACCATCAACAACCCACAGGCGATCCGTATCGCCATTGATGCCGCAAAACGTCTGAAGTACAATGCCAGCCCGGATGCACCGGAAGAACAATTCGGTCCCATCCGTTTTTATTTCAAAGCTCAATAATAAGATAACAGGCCGTACAGAATATTCCGTGCGGATTCCCGTTATTATTTATCATTCCCAGGACTTAAATCTATGGTGCAACAGCGATACAGTTTGTTACTGCTGATAGTGGGATTATTAACTGCGGCCTCTTTACAGGCGCAGACATTTCCCGGTTATCACACCAGCCAATACGCCGGTATACATGCCGTTCCTTTCAACCCTGCCAGTGCAGCCGGCAGCAGGTACCGCTGGGATGTGAACATCGTTGGCGCGGATGCCAAAGCAGGCAACACTTACATCAAATTCAACAAAGCCTCCCTCCTTTCCGGCGATTCCCTGAAAAGGTTTGTGGACTGGTTCCCGGATACACTTTCCAAAAATCTGCAACATGCCTGGGGCAGTGTGGATATTATGATGCCCTCCGCCCTTTATTCCATCAATGAAAGCCAGTCTATTGCTTTCACATGGAGGGTACGGGCTTCTTTCAACGGCGGGAATATGCATACGTCCACTGCTAATTTCTTCAGCCTGAACTACCCTAATCCACGTATGTACAACCGTACAATAGCGGAAGAATATAGCGGTTTTTACGGCCAGGCATGGAATGAATTCGGCTTTACCTATGCGAAAGTGTTTAAAGATGTAGGAGATCACCGCTGGAAAGGCGGCATCACCTTAAAATACCTGGGCGGGCAGGCTGCAGGATATGCTGTAGGCCGCGACGGGTCTTTTGTTTTTGAGAGCAGAAGCCGGGTAGATATCAATAGCGGAAAACTGAACTACGCTTACAATGCTGAAATGGATGCCTGGGATGGCAGTTTTGGCACCCTCTACAGCCCTTTTCAAAACCCCGGCATTGGCGCGGATATTGGCGTGATCTACGAATGGCGCCCTGATTCTGATGGTTTTGGCAGTTATTACGAAGACGATACCTGGAACCCCGATGCCGATACATGGAAAGCAAGGATAGGCGTTTCCATTGTAGACATTGGCGGTATCAGCTATACCAAATCCCTTTACGCAGCCAACCTGGACCTGCGGGTACAGGATTATGATGCCTACCTGCTGGAAAAAAGGAAAGGTGAAAGCATTTCCCAATACGCCAGGCGCATGAGCACACAGTTTGCACATGTGGATTCGGATGCAGGAGATAAATTCTACATGAACCTCCCCACCTCCCTGAACTTAATGGGAGATTATAATATCGACGGCCGCTTTTTTGTAAGCGCCAGCGCTACGATCGGTTTATTGGGCGGCCAGAAGGACGATCATAAAACGAATGCGCTGACACAACTGCTGGTAACACCCCGTTATGAAACGCAGCACCTGGGGGTTTATCTGCCCTTTTCCGTGAACCGTTACGGGCAGGCAGATGCAGGGTTTGGATTACGTGCCGGCCCATTGGTGATAGGCTCTGCCAGTTTGTTTTCAAACCTTGCACGCAGCACCGTGAATCATGCGGATGTATTCGTAGCTTTGCGCATAATTCCCATCCGCTTTAACAGAGGCAGCTGGGATAAAGGCGGCGGAGGCATCTTCCGTAAACGGAGGAACAACCTTGGTTGTCCGAGTGTACCATAGCAAGGCATATGAACTATCAGCAAACCATCGATTACCTGTACGGGCAGTTACCCATGTTCAGCAAAGTGGGCGCTTCCGCATTAAAGAACGACCTGCTCAATATCCGCGAATTATGCGGCATACTGGAACATCCTGAAACAAAATTCCCATCCGTACATATAGCAGGCACCAATGGCAAAGGCTCTACCAGCCATATGCTCAGCGCCATCTTTCAACAGGCCGGATATAAAACGGGCCTGTACACCTCCCCTCACCTCCATGATTTCCGGGAACGCATCCGCATCAATGGCGTAATGATACCGGAAGAAGATGTGATACAATTTGTAGCGCGCATGCGGTCGTCCATGAACACCATCCAGCCTTCCTTCTTTGAAGTAACGGTAGCCATGGCCTTTGAATACTTTGCACAGCAGAAGGTGGACATTGCTATTATAGAAACCGGGCTGGGCGGCCGTTTGGACAGTACCAACATCATCACCCCCATCCTCTCCCTGATCACCAATATCAGTTATGATCACATGAACATATTGGGCGACACCCTGCCTTTGATCGCCGCTGAAAAAGCAGGCATCATCAAACCGGATGTTCCCGTAGTGATCAGTGAAACGCAGGAAGAAGTAGTGCAGGTATTTAAAGGAACAGCAGACCTCCGCCATTCACCGATCCGTTTTGCGGACCAGGACTGGCGCATCACAGCACATGAACCTTCCACAACGCTTTTAAAGATCACAGTAGAAGATGTGTTAAATAAAAAATCCTATCCCCTCGTATTAGATCTCCCCGGCCATTACCAGGAGAAGAATATATTAGGTGTACTCAGCGCCGTGCAGATCCTGCAGCAGGCTGGCTGGAAGATCAGCACCACAGACCTCACTATTGCTTTATCCAAAGTTAAACAGCTTACAGGGCTGGGAGGCAGATGGCAAGTGGTGAAAGAACATCCTTATACCGTATTGGATGTGGGGCATAACGAAGCCGGCATCAGGGCCATACTGGAACAACTGAGCTTAGTGTCCTACAAACGCCTGCATATTGTAATAGGGTTTGTAAAAGATAAAGATGTGGAAGCGGCATTAAAACAGCTTCCTGCTGATGCTATCTACTATTTCACCAAAGCACAGATCCCCCGTGCCATGCAGGAAACAGACCTCATACAGATAGCACATGCGGTAGGTTTACAGGGTAATGCTTATGCTGATGTTCCAGCAGCTTATAAAGCTGCGCAGGAACATGCTTCGCAGGATGATATGGTGCTGGTATGCGGGAGCGTGTTTATTGTGGGAGAAGTGCCGCTTTAAGCTCCCTGTACGGGCATATATTATCCCGGCAGTACTACTGCTTTAAGCTCCCTGTACTTCTGCAGCGCATAGAACAGGCAGGACACATGAAGGCTTTGCAGGAACTGGTGATCCTTCAGCAACTGTTCCACTTCCGCTACATCCACCAGGATCACTTCAATCTCTTCATTATGATCTAACTGCTGCTCCTGCACTTTTTTACCGCCCAATGCAAGGAACATATGTGTGAGATTGGTATTAACGGAAGGGTTCGGTGATACAGCACCAAGGCTGTGTACCTCCGAAAAAGCATACCCCGTTTCTTCCAGCAGCTCCCGCTTCATCGCTGTTTCAGGGGAAGCATCTGTTGCATCTATCACACCCCCTGGTATTTCAAGCAGTACCTTACCCACAGCATGCCGGTATTGCCGGATCAGGATCACTTTATTATCTTCTGTTACGGCCATTGCATTGGCCCAGTCCGGATACTCCAATACATAATAAGGATCAACAATTCTGCCATCTGCCAAAACACATTTGTCCCTCCTTACGGTTAACCAGGGTTCTTTATGCAGGTATTCTGATGATAATAATTTCCATTCCATATAATTCGAATTAACTACTTCCAGCCTTCGCGTTCTTTCAGGCGCTCAATATGAGCAAGATGATGTAAACCATGCCAGGAGTAATTGGCTAAATGCGTTGAAAGATCGTAAGAGGCATTATTACCGGGATGAAAGAAGGTACGGTCCCAGTCTTTTGCCTCCATATGTTCCAGCACGGACACCCAGCGTGCATGTAATGCATGCAGTAAAGTGATGGACACGTTGATGGGTGTATACTGCACATCTGCCAGTTCCGCCCAGGCTTCCTGGTCGTATGGTTTGATAGTAGGATTATCTTCTGTAAGTGCCAGCTTAACCCGCGTAAAACCATTCATATGTGAGTCTGCAACATGGTGTACTACCTGTGCAACCGTCCAGCCACCGGGGCGGTAAGGGGTTTGCAGCTGATGGGCATCCAGTGTTTGGACTGCTATCTCCAGCAGCGAGGGCAGGTAACGGATATCGTTGATCAGTCTTTTGCGCATCTCTGCGTTCACCATAGCTGGTGCAACAAAGGGGCCGATGGGAAAGCGTAAATCTTCCATATATCTTATGAATTTTCGCGGAGATCTTTACCTGTGAGATGGATGAAAACATCTTCCAGGTTCGCCTGCTTCACTTCCTTCTTCCTTTCAAAACCACCTGCTACCAATTGATCGATCAAAGCGTCCGGGGAATCCAGGGCAATGATCTCTCCACTGTCTACAATAGCGCAACGGTCGCAGAGGAACTCTGCTTCATCCATATAATGTGTGGTGATCACTACCGTAGTGCCCTGGGCACGCACCTGCTGGATGAGTGTCCAGAGATTGCGGCGGGCCTGCGGGTCCAGCCCGGTGGTGGGCTCGTCCAGGAATATGATACGGGGTTTATTGATCAGGGTGGTAGCGATGGAAAAACGTTGTTTCTGGCCACCGGAGAGGGATTTGAACTTAGCCCCGGCCTTGTCTTCCAGGTTAAACTCCTTCAGTAAAGCGCGTGGTTCCACCTTCTTGTTATACAATCCGCCAAACATCTCTATCAGCTCTACCAGGTTGAGACCGGGGTAATAACCCGCAGTCTGTAACTGTACGCCAATGATCTTCTTGATCGCTTCCGGGTCTTCGTCCAGGTTGTATCCATCCACCATCACCGTGCCGGACGTTTTCTGCCGGAGGGTTTCAATGATCTCCAGAGTGGTGGACTTCCCGGCACCATTAGGCCCCAGCAGGCCGAACACCTCGTTCTCATACACATCAAAGCTGATCCCCTTCACGGCGGTGAAGTCGCCATACTGTTTTACCAGGTCCTTCACCTCGATGATCTTGCGTTTTTCCATGCCGCCAATTTACTATAAAAAGCGAAGAGACGCAATTACATGCGTCTCTTCTGCCTGAATAAATAGTTAGTAAGCTGTTATTTGGATGCCGTTCTGTCGGCGGGTTTGTTGATGAAGATCTGTGTAAAGTAAACGATATTTCCTTTACCTTTTGCTGTGCCAATACCTATCAGGTTAAAATTACCCAGCATGTTCTTCCGGTGGCCGGGGCTTTTGATCCAGCCATCCACAACTGCTTCCGCGCTTAAATTCCCGTAGGCAACATTTTCTGCTGCAGCGCTTACACGCCCCAGTTTTTTGGAAATGTCGTCTATACGTTGTTCAAATCCATCGTGCCCGAAGCCGGTGCGGCCGTTAGCCATTGATTTGCTGTGGCTGCGGGCTTCCAAGCTCAGTGTTTCGTTGAGGGATAAAGGGGCCAGACCTTTCGACTTACGAAATTTGTTCACATAGAACAGGATGTCTTGTTCTTCATCACCGCTATTCCTTACTGAACTGGCGGAGGAAGTGTTGCCGGAAACGGACTTGCTGCAAGCGCTTGCCTGTGAGGCAACAATCACCGCTGCAGAGAAAAAAAGGATCTTAAAAAAGTGCTGGTTCAACATAGTTTTCTATAAACGATTAACTAATAGAGAAAATTGTTTGATCCAATATCGCGCCAAAAGTTTAACGGATGATGGGAAGCACCTCTTCGATCAGCTTTTTAGATCCGATAAAGATGGGTATACGTTGATGCAGTTCAGTAGGTTTAATATCCAGTAAGCGTTGATTTCCATCTGAAAACGCCAGCCCGCCAGCCTTTTCCATCAAAAAGGACATGGGGTTACATTCATAACAGAGCCTCAAACGCCCCTGTGCATATTTGCCAAAGGCCGGGTACATAAAAATACCTCCCTGTACCAGGGTACGGTGTATTTCAGACACCATGCAGCCAATGAAACGGTGGCGGTAGACCTTTTCCGTAGCATCTTTTGCCATGAAATGGTCAATAGCCTTTTGCACCTTTTTCTCGTACAGGTGATAGTAACCAACGTTAATGGAAAAGATATCGCTTTCGTCCGGCACCTTCATATTGGGATGAGAGAGGCAGAACTCGCCTATGCTGGGGTCCAGCGTAAAGCCCTGTACACTTCTGCGGGTAGCATATACCAGCATGGTAGAAGAACCATAAATGATATAACCTGCCGCTATCTGCTGGCTGCCGGGCTGCAGGAAGTCTTCCAGCTCAC includes the following:
- the fbp gene encoding class 1 fructose-bisphosphatase, which translates into the protein MKMNQRVMTLDEFTIQELRNYPGATGQLSGLLRDIGLAAKRVNVEVNKAGIADILGEAGKTNVQGESVKKLDEFANDQLISSLQTSIYCCGVASEENEEFISFDDEFSRNSKYVVLMDPLDGSGNIDVNVSIGTIFSVYRRLTPNGSSCELEDFLQPGSQQIAAGYIIYGSSTMLVYATRRSVQGFTLDPSIGEFCLSHPNMKVPDESDIFSINVGYYHLYEKKVQKAIDHFMAKDATEKVYRHRFIGCMVSEIHRTLVQGGIFMYPAFGKYAQGRLRLCYECNPMSFLMEKAGGLAFSDGNQRLLDIKPTELHQRIPIFIGSKKLIEEVLPIIR
- a CDS encoding CAP domain-containing protein, which gives rise to MLNQHFFKILFFSAAVIVASQASACSKSVSGNTSSASSVRNSGDEEQDILFYVNKFRKSKGLAPLSLNETLSLEARSHSKSMANGRTGFGHDGFEQRIDDISKKLGRVSAAAENVAYGNLSAEAVVDGWIKSPGHRKNMLGNFNLIGIGTAKGKGNIVYFTQIFINKPADRTASK